In Bacteroides sp., the DNA window TTTTTCGCTTTACGATGAGATAGGGCTTGCCTTTGAGGAAGGCAGGGGGTGGGCCAGCGGAATGATGCGGCTGTATAACTCACTTGCCATGGACTTCTTGTATGCCAACCCATACAACCTGGTTATCTTTGGTGACAACCACGATACCGATCGTTTTTTCTCAAGGGTAGGTGAAGATTTTCGCAACCAAAAGATGGCCATTACGTTTCTATTGACCACAAGGGGTATTCCTCAGATATATACAGGGACAGAGCTGTTAAAAGCAGCCCTGGAACACGATGGCCACGGCCCAATGCGCTCTGATTTCCCGGGCGGTTGGCCTGGTGACCCGGTGATTGCTTTTACCCGCGAAGGCCGGACACCTCAGCAAAATGAGATGGTAGACCATATCCGAACCTTGCTAGAGTTTCGCAAGGAGAATCCGGTTCTCCATTTTGGTTGGTTAAAGCATTTTGTTCCGGAAAACGACGTTTATGTCTATTTCAGGTATGATGATGAAGCCCGAGTGATGATCGTAATGAATAACAATGAAGAAGCAGTAGATTTAAGCCTTGAAAGATACCGGGAAGGTTGGGATGGCGCCGCTGAAGCAGTGGAAGTGCTTACCGGAAAACGGTATACATCCTTTGAACATTGGACCATCCCGGCAAAATCTGCCGAGATCTTCGAGTTATTCTGAAATTATTCCACGGTTGTTTGTTCTTCTAACGGATACCCCTTTGGTTCAAAGGAATAGGTCATAAACCAGTTATACTGGAAATACAGGGAGTTTTCTTCATGTAAATATTCCTCCATCACAGGGGTGGTAAAGGGTATCATGACAGGATCGCCAGGTTCCCAGTTTGCAGGTGTCATAACATTGAAATCATCATCGGTTTTCTGCAAGGCCATCAGGGTTCGTTTGATCTCATCCATGTTTCTCCCTGTTTCAGCAGGATAGAAATACATCGCCCTGACTTTATTATCCCGGTCAATTAAGAAAACGCCGCGGATGTTTTTCCCCCGTTTGGCTTCCGGGTGGGTCATTCCGTACAAATCAGTAATTACATAAGCCTCATCTTCCACAAGGGGGAAATTGATCTTTACGGGTGGGCGGTTTCTGAACGGCACTTCTTCAAGGGCTTCCTTCCACAAAAAATGGGATTCCAGCGCATCGGTCGATACAACAACCAGCTTTGCGCCAAGCATCTCAAAATCTCTCTGTAAATATGCCAGCTCTAATATTTCAGAAGAGCAGACAGGGGTAAAATCACGCGGATGTGCCAGTAGAATTTTCCAATTGCGGCCATAATCTTCAGGAAAATGGAGGGTCCCATGCGTTGTTTCGGCAACAAAGGAAGGTGCTGGATCCCCAATTAAGGGGATGGAACTTCTGGATGGGTTGGAGGCAAAGGCTGTATTAAAAGTAATAAAAAGCAAAATGAACGTAAACAAAATGATCCTTTTCATGGTGTATATAGTTTTAAGAAAAACAAAATTGACTTTTGATTGGCAAACTTACAATTTCAGGCCATGGGATGGGTAGGAAAATTTGGGATTATTATGGTAAATTTTCCTCTGAAGAAAAATTACCAGTAAATGCAAAAAAAATCCAGCGCATGATGGCACAGGATTCAAAATGGAGATATGATGGAACTCAAGGTTGTGGTTTAACCTTTCTCCAGTTGCATTCGTATAGGTTTCTTATGCGCAAAAATAAAGTGCCCAATTAGGAATGGATAATAAAAATCTTGCAAAGGGTGCTGTTTTTCTTGTTAATCAGGTTTTTTTCTCACCTCAGAAGGCAGATTACCGAAGAAGGCCTTATATGATTTAGAAAAATAACCAGGATCATCATATCCGACCATATAGGCAATTTCGGCAATGGTGCCTGCATCTTTTTCCAGCAACTCCTTTGCCCGATGCATCTTAATGGAACGGACAAAGTGGTTGGTGGTTTGATTGACCAGGGCTTTTAGTTTTCGGTGCAGTTGTGATTGACTCATTCCAACATCCCGGCTAAGATCTTCAATGGAATACTTTATATTGGCAATGTTATCTTCAACTACTTTTATCAGGTTTTCCATAAAGACCTGGTCGCGTGGGGTTACTGAAATTTCTCGTGGCTTTATTATGGCATTGCTGCTGAATTTAAGGCGGAGCATTTGCCTGTTTTCAATCAGATTGTTTACCCTGGCCAGCAATTCCCTTGGGTTGAAAGGCTTGGTAAGGTAATCATCTGCACCGGTTTCCAGGCCCTGTATCTTTTCATCTTGTCCTGAAAGCGCCGTAAGGAGTATGATCGGTATATGACTGGTTTTGATGTCGTTTTTTAATTCCTTGCAAAATTCAAACCCATCCATTCCTGGCATCATTATGTCACAAATAATCAGGTCGGGAATCATATCCATTGCCAATTTTTGACCCTCCAGGGCATTGGATGCTTCCTCA includes these proteins:
- a CDS encoding redoxin domain-containing protein, producing the protein MKRIILFTFILLFITFNTAFASNPSRSSIPLIGDPAPSFVAETTHGTLHFPEDYGRNWKILLAHPRDFTPVCSSEILELAYLQRDFEMLGAKLVVVSTDALESHFLWKEALEEVPFRNRPPVKINFPLVEDEAYVITDLYGMTHPEAKRGKNIRGVFLIDRDNKVRAMYFYPAETGRNMDEIKRTLMALQKTDDDFNVMTPANWEPGDPVMIPFTTPVMEEYLHEENSLYFQYNWFMTYSFEPKGYPLEEQTTVE